From a region of the Rhipicephalus microplus isolate Deutch F79 chromosome X, USDA_Rmic, whole genome shotgun sequence genome:
- the REPTOR gene encoding repressed by TOR isoform X2: MLGSAEWAAARGWAPAAPRAAQDPLRLPELEGSVDPDQWLSVESLSFEAGLYGPEPKEEKADLAEALWELEADDPYSRVPDKNEPGDQSPSFWAMDFELSKLDAMLKPDKQPPPLKDPTLAELNADESGLDGLDVNDILRDFQQQTSWSSFTAPSQLADLLARPVKTEILTPVLSTSVPASTCLAVPAPPLQQVSAEPVLQRAMLAQAEPVQASPAAQSAPSEVPASGKPRSRILAERLSCSAPESQLSQLSMDEGFSSQDSDEALTSDAESQASQEAVEPGSPDGQKKKKRYFWQYNVQAKGPKGPRLSMARDSADPHVLHDVTDPVFSPECQLEGVKHAGKARRGDGNDLTPNPRKLYNIGMELKKLGRIINELTPVSELPFNARHKSRKEKNKLASRACRLKKKAQHEANKLKLYGLQQEHRRLIALFEEAKKLLRDKVESHQADRREASSAHLEALIKRHVSVKVAGHTTEFVNRVLSSIAAGNPDGGLSEL, from the exons ATGCTGGGCTCGGCTGAATGGGCAGCAGCGCGCGGCTGGGCGCCGGCCGCCCCGCGCGCTGCACAGGACCCGTTGCGGCTGCCCGAACTCGAAGGCAGCGTCGACCCGGACCAGTGGCTGTCCGTGGAGAGCCTCAGCTTCGAGGCTGGGCTGTACGGGCCAGAGCCAAAGGAAGAGAAGGCCGACCTGGCCGAGGCTCTGTGGGAGCTCGAGGCCGACGACCCGTACTCTCGAGTACCCGACAAGAACGAGCCGGGCGACCAGAGCCCCTCTTTCTGGGCAATGGACTTCGAACTGAGCAAGTTGGATGCCATGTTGAAGCCCGACAAGCAGCCTCCGCCGCTCAAGGACCCTACGCTGGCGGAGCTGAATGCTGACGAGTCCGGCCTCGACGGGCTGGACGTCAACGACATCCTACGTGACTTCCAGCAACAGACCAGCTGGAGCAGCTTCACGGCGCCGTCTCAGTTGGCCGACCTGTTGGCGAGGCCTGTGAAGACCGAGATCCTGACGCCTGTTCTCTCTACGAGCGTGCCGGCATCGACCTGCCTCGCTGTGCCAGCCCCGCCACTGCAGCAGGTCTCCGCCGAGCCAGTGCTGCAGCGTGCCATGCTCGCTCAGGCCGAGCCTGTACAGGCGAGCCCTGCGGCGCAGTCAGCGCCCAGCGAGGTGCCGGCGAGCGGCAAACCGCGCTCGCGCATCCTGGCCGAGCGGCTTTCGTGCTCGGCGCCCGAGTCTCAGTTGAGCCAGCTGTCCATGGACGAGGGCTTCAGCAGCCAGGACTCTGACGAGGCGCTCACGTCGGACGCCGAGTCGCAGGCGAGCCAAGAGGCTGTCGAGCCGGGATCGCCGGACggtcagaagaaaaagaagcgctacTTTTGGCAGTACAATGTGCAGGCAAAGGGTCCCAAGGGCCCTCGTCTGTCCATGGCGCGTGACTCGGCCGATCCGCACGTGCTGCATGACGTCACTGATCCCGTGTTCAGTCCGGAATGCCAGCTCGAGGGCGTCAAGCACGCGGGCAAAGCGCGTCGTGGCGACGGCAACGATCTGACGCCTAACCCCCGCAAGCTCTACAACATCGGTATGGAACTGAAGAAGCTGGGTCGTATCATCAATGAGCTCACGCCTGTTAGCGAGCTACCCTTCAACGCGCGGCACAAGTCGCGCAAGGAGAAGAACAAGCTGGCCTCGCGCGCCTGCCGCCTCAAGAAGAAGGCCCAGCACGAAGCCAACAAGCTCAAACTGTACGGACTGCAGCAAGAGCACC GACGACTAATTGCTCTTTTCGAGGAAGCCAAGAAGCTTTTGCGCGACAAGGTGGAAAGCCACCAAGCAGACAGGCGGGAAGCTTCATCTGCTCATCTTGAAGCTTTGATTAAAAGACATG TTTCAGTCAAAGTGGCTGGACACACGACTGAGTTTGTGAACAGAGTGCTAAGCAGCATCGCAGCAGGAAACCCTGATGGAGGCCTCTCGGAACTGTGA
- the REPTOR gene encoding repressed by TOR isoform X1 yields the protein MAFCWRRGLRATHLGASFFSTANRRLNRAAALEVPRDTALGPPAMLGSAEWAAARGWAPAAPRAAQDPLRLPELEGSVDPDQWLSVESLSFEAGLYGPEPKEEKADLAEALWELEADDPYSRVPDKNEPGDQSPSFWAMDFELSKLDAMLKPDKQPPPLKDPTLAELNADESGLDGLDVNDILRDFQQQTSWSSFTAPSQLADLLARPVKTEILTPVLSTSVPASTCLAVPAPPLQQVSAEPVLQRAMLAQAEPVQASPAAQSAPSEVPASGKPRSRILAERLSCSAPESQLSQLSMDEGFSSQDSDEALTSDAESQASQEAVEPGSPDGQKKKKRYFWQYNVQAKGPKGPRLSMARDSADPHVLHDVTDPVFSPECQLEGVKHAGKARRGDGNDLTPNPRKLYNIGMELKKLGRIINELTPVSELPFNARHKSRKEKNKLASRACRLKKKAQHEANKLKLYGLQQEHRRLIALFEEAKKLLRDKVESHQADRREASSAHLEALIKRHVSVKVAGHTTEFVNRVLSSIAAGNPDGGLSEL from the exons ATCGAGCCGCAGCCTTGGAGGTTCCCCGAGATACTGCGCTGGGCCCGCCAGCCATGCTGGGCTCGGCTGAATGGGCAGCAGCGCGCGGCTGGGCGCCGGCCGCCCCGCGCGCTGCACAGGACCCGTTGCGGCTGCCCGAACTCGAAGGCAGCGTCGACCCGGACCAGTGGCTGTCCGTGGAGAGCCTCAGCTTCGAGGCTGGGCTGTACGGGCCAGAGCCAAAGGAAGAGAAGGCCGACCTGGCCGAGGCTCTGTGGGAGCTCGAGGCCGACGACCCGTACTCTCGAGTACCCGACAAGAACGAGCCGGGCGACCAGAGCCCCTCTTTCTGGGCAATGGACTTCGAACTGAGCAAGTTGGATGCCATGTTGAAGCCCGACAAGCAGCCTCCGCCGCTCAAGGACCCTACGCTGGCGGAGCTGAATGCTGACGAGTCCGGCCTCGACGGGCTGGACGTCAACGACATCCTACGTGACTTCCAGCAACAGACCAGCTGGAGCAGCTTCACGGCGCCGTCTCAGTTGGCCGACCTGTTGGCGAGGCCTGTGAAGACCGAGATCCTGACGCCTGTTCTCTCTACGAGCGTGCCGGCATCGACCTGCCTCGCTGTGCCAGCCCCGCCACTGCAGCAGGTCTCCGCCGAGCCAGTGCTGCAGCGTGCCATGCTCGCTCAGGCCGAGCCTGTACAGGCGAGCCCTGCGGCGCAGTCAGCGCCCAGCGAGGTGCCGGCGAGCGGCAAACCGCGCTCGCGCATCCTGGCCGAGCGGCTTTCGTGCTCGGCGCCCGAGTCTCAGTTGAGCCAGCTGTCCATGGACGAGGGCTTCAGCAGCCAGGACTCTGACGAGGCGCTCACGTCGGACGCCGAGTCGCAGGCGAGCCAAGAGGCTGTCGAGCCGGGATCGCCGGACggtcagaagaaaaagaagcgctacTTTTGGCAGTACAATGTGCAGGCAAAGGGTCCCAAGGGCCCTCGTCTGTCCATGGCGCGTGACTCGGCCGATCCGCACGTGCTGCATGACGTCACTGATCCCGTGTTCAGTCCGGAATGCCAGCTCGAGGGCGTCAAGCACGCGGGCAAAGCGCGTCGTGGCGACGGCAACGATCTGACGCCTAACCCCCGCAAGCTCTACAACATCGGTATGGAACTGAAGAAGCTGGGTCGTATCATCAATGAGCTCACGCCTGTTAGCGAGCTACCCTTCAACGCGCGGCACAAGTCGCGCAAGGAGAAGAACAAGCTGGCCTCGCGCGCCTGCCGCCTCAAGAAGAAGGCCCAGCACGAAGCCAACAAGCTCAAACTGTACGGACTGCAGCAAGAGCACC GACGACTAATTGCTCTTTTCGAGGAAGCCAAGAAGCTTTTGCGCGACAAGGTGGAAAGCCACCAAGCAGACAGGCGGGAAGCTTCATCTGCTCATCTTGAAGCTTTGATTAAAAGACATG TTTCAGTCAAAGTGGCTGGACACACGACTGAGTTTGTGAACAGAGTGCTAAGCAGCATCGCAGCAGGAAACCCTGATGGAGGCCTCTCGGAACTGTGA
- the REPTOR gene encoding repressed by TOR isoform X3 encodes MAFCWRRGLRATHLGASFFSTANRRLNRAAALEVPRDTALGPPAMLGSAEWAAARGWAPAAPRAAQDPLRLPELEGSVDPDQWLSVESLSFEAGLYGPEPKEEKADLAEALWELEADDPYSRVPDKNEPGDQSPSFWAMDFELSKLDAMLKPDKQPPPLKDPTLAELNADESGLDGLDVNDILRDFQQQTSWSSFTAPSQLADLLARPVKTEILTPVLSTSVPASTCLAVPAPPLQQVSAEPVLQRAMLAQAEPVQASPAAQSAPSEVPASGKPRSRILAERLSCSAPESQLSQLSMDEGFSSQDSDEALTSDAESQASQEAVEPGSPDGQKKKKRYFWQYNVQAKGPKGPRLSMARDSADPHVLHDVTDPVFSPECQLEGVKHAGKARRGDGNDLTPNPRKLYNIGMELKKLGRIINELTPVSELPFNARHKSRKEKNKLASRACRLKKKAQHEANKLKLYGLQQEHRNLVKARA; translated from the exons ATCGAGCCGCAGCCTTGGAGGTTCCCCGAGATACTGCGCTGGGCCCGCCAGCCATGCTGGGCTCGGCTGAATGGGCAGCAGCGCGCGGCTGGGCGCCGGCCGCCCCGCGCGCTGCACAGGACCCGTTGCGGCTGCCCGAACTCGAAGGCAGCGTCGACCCGGACCAGTGGCTGTCCGTGGAGAGCCTCAGCTTCGAGGCTGGGCTGTACGGGCCAGAGCCAAAGGAAGAGAAGGCCGACCTGGCCGAGGCTCTGTGGGAGCTCGAGGCCGACGACCCGTACTCTCGAGTACCCGACAAGAACGAGCCGGGCGACCAGAGCCCCTCTTTCTGGGCAATGGACTTCGAACTGAGCAAGTTGGATGCCATGTTGAAGCCCGACAAGCAGCCTCCGCCGCTCAAGGACCCTACGCTGGCGGAGCTGAATGCTGACGAGTCCGGCCTCGACGGGCTGGACGTCAACGACATCCTACGTGACTTCCAGCAACAGACCAGCTGGAGCAGCTTCACGGCGCCGTCTCAGTTGGCCGACCTGTTGGCGAGGCCTGTGAAGACCGAGATCCTGACGCCTGTTCTCTCTACGAGCGTGCCGGCATCGACCTGCCTCGCTGTGCCAGCCCCGCCACTGCAGCAGGTCTCCGCCGAGCCAGTGCTGCAGCGTGCCATGCTCGCTCAGGCCGAGCCTGTACAGGCGAGCCCTGCGGCGCAGTCAGCGCCCAGCGAGGTGCCGGCGAGCGGCAAACCGCGCTCGCGCATCCTGGCCGAGCGGCTTTCGTGCTCGGCGCCCGAGTCTCAGTTGAGCCAGCTGTCCATGGACGAGGGCTTCAGCAGCCAGGACTCTGACGAGGCGCTCACGTCGGACGCCGAGTCGCAGGCGAGCCAAGAGGCTGTCGAGCCGGGATCGCCGGACggtcagaagaaaaagaagcgctacTTTTGGCAGTACAATGTGCAGGCAAAGGGTCCCAAGGGCCCTCGTCTGTCCATGGCGCGTGACTCGGCCGATCCGCACGTGCTGCATGACGTCACTGATCCCGTGTTCAGTCCGGAATGCCAGCTCGAGGGCGTCAAGCACGCGGGCAAAGCGCGTCGTGGCGACGGCAACGATCTGACGCCTAACCCCCGCAAGCTCTACAACATCGGTATGGAACTGAAGAAGCTGGGTCGTATCATCAATGAGCTCACGCCTGTTAGCGAGCTACCCTTCAACGCGCGGCACAAGTCGCGCAAGGAGAAGAACAAGCTGGCCTCGCGCGCCTGCCGCCTCAAGAAGAAGGCCCAGCACGAAGCCAACAAGCTCAAACTGTACGGACTGCAGCAAGAGCACC GAAATCTTGTGAAGGCCAGGGCATAA